Proteins encoded within one genomic window of Glycine soja cultivar W05 chromosome 1, ASM419377v2, whole genome shotgun sequence:
- the LOC114367958 gene encoding pectinesterase-like, with protein MAIQQSLLDRPRKSVSKTICLIFSIAAVMSSSAFVGSYLIKSTSFFNQSSPQHLCDHALDRATCLTHVSEVVQGPILTPTKDHKFNLLQSFLMKYTSHIKRVMNTASSIKLRINSPKEEEALHDCVELMDLSISRVRDSMVTLTKQTIESQQDAHTWLSSVLTNHATCLDGLEGSASAFMKDELEDLISRARTSLAMFVAVLPPKVEQIIDEPLSGDFPSWVSSKDRRLLESTVGDIKANVVVAKDGSGKFKTVAEAVASAPDNGKTRYVIYVKKGTYKENVEIGKKKTNVMLVGDGKDATVITGNLNFIDGTTTFKTATVAAVGDGFIAQDIWFQNTAGPQKHQAVALRVGADQSVINRCRIDAFQDTLYAHSNRQFYRDSFITGTVDFIFGNAAVVFQKCDLVARKPMDKQNNMVTAQGREDPNQNTGTSIQQCNLTPSSDLKPVVGSIKTFLGRPWKKYSRTVVMQSTLDSHIDPTGWAEWDAQSKDFLQTLYYGEYMNNGPGAGTSKRVNWPGYHIIKTAAEASKFTVAQLIQGNVWLKNTGVNFIEGL; from the exons ATGGCTATCCAACAATCTCTGTTAGACAGGCCTAGAAAATCTGTTTCCAAAACTATCTGCTTAATCTTTTCTATAGCTGCTGTCATGAGCTCATCAGCCTTTGTTGGTTCTTATCTCATCAAATCCACCTCCTTCTTCAACCAATCCTCTCCTCAACATCTCTGTGATCATGCACTTGATAGGGCAACATGTTTAACCCATGTCTCAGAAGTGGTACAAGGTCCGATCTTGACCCCCACAAAAgaccacaaattcaatttgttACAGTCATTCCTAATGAAATACACCTCACACATTAAGAGAGTTATGAACACAGCCAGTTCTATCAAACTTAGGATCAACAGTcccaaagaagaagaagctttgCACGATTGTGTGGAGTTGATGGACTTATCTATCAGCAGAGTTAGGGACTCAATGGTGACCCTAACAAAACAAACCATTGAGTCCCAACAAGATGCACACACATGGCTAAGTAGCGTGCTTACTAACCATGCAACTTGTTTGGATGGGTTAGAGGGGTCAGCTAGCGCCTTTATGAAGGACGAACTCGAGGACTTGATATCCAGAGCAAGAACTTCTCTGGCCATGTTTGTTGCTGTTTTGCCCCCAAAGGTTGAACAAATTATTGATGAACCTTTAAGTGGAGACTTTCCCTCATGGGTGAGCAGCAAGGATCGGAGACTTTTGGAGTCTACTGTTGGCGACATCAAGGCCAATGTTGTGGTAGCTAAGGATGGAAGTGGCAAGTTTAAGACTGTGGCTGAGGCTGTAGCATCCGCACCTGACAACGGTAAGACAAGGTATGTTATTTACGTGAAAAAGGGAACTTATAAAGAAAATGTTGAAATCGGCAAGAAGAAGACCAACGTGATGCTTGTAGGAGATGGTAAGGATGCAACTGTAATCACCGGCAACTTGAATTTCATCGACGGAACAACCACGTTTAAGACTGCCACTGTTG CTGCTGTGGGTGATGGATTTATAGCTCAAGACATATGGTTTCAAAACACAGCAGGCCCACAGAAGCACCAAGCAGTGGCTCTTCGTGTAGGCGCTGACCAATCCGTCATAAACCGCTGTCGCATTGATGCCTTCCAAGACACTCTCTACGCTCACTCCAACAGGCAGTTCTACCGAGACTCTTTTATTACTGGCACCGTTGACTTTATATTTGGAAATGCAGCTGTTGTTTTCCAAAAGTGCGACTTGGTGGCCCGAAAGCCCATGGATAAACAGAACAACATGGTCACTGCCCAAGGACGAGAAGATCCAAACCAGAACACAGGAACTTCAATTCAACAATGTAACCTAACACCAAGTTCGGATCTTAAGCCTGTCGTGGGCTCCATCAAAACTTTTCTAGGGCGCCCATGGAAGAAGTACTCCAGAACTGTTGTGATGCAGTCGACATTGGACAGCCACATTGACCCAACAGGATGGGCTGAATGGGATGCCCAAAGTAAAGACTTTTTGCAAACGTTGTATTATGGAGAGTACATGAATAATGGCCCCGGTGCCGGTACCAGCAAGAGAGTGAATTGGCCTGGTTACCATATCATCAAAACTGCAGCTGAGGCCAGCAAGTTCACGGTAGCACAACTCATCCAAGGCAATGTTTGGTTGAAGAACACTGGGGTCAACTTCATTGAAGGCCTCTAA